CATGATATCTATGTGGAAGAGTCGGGTAATCGAAACGGGATCCCTATTGTCGTAATGCATGGTGGGCCGGGTCTTGGGTGTGGCCGTTATTTAAGGCGCTTTTTTGACTCAGAGCGCTTCAGAATTATCATGATCGATCAGCGGGGAGCAGGTAGGTCAAAGCCTCTAGCGGAGACATCAGGGAATAGCACAGAAGCGCTTGTTTCTGATGTTGAGCGAGTCAGGCAAGAGTTGTCGGTCGATAAGTGGCTAGTATTTGGTTATGGTTGGGGGGCTGCTTTGGCGTTGGCGTACGCTGTAGCTCACTCAGAATCAGTTGTAGGGATGCTTCTTCAGGGGGTCATGTTAGGTGGTCAAAAAGAAGTTGACTGGCTCTTTAAGGATGGCTGTAATCGAGTGTTTCCAGATGCCTGGGAAGAATTTGTTGCGCCGCTAGGTGCCGGTGAGCAAGGTGATGTGCTTCGTGCTTATAGTGCTAGGTTAAATGACAGTAATGAGCTAGTGCAGATGCAGGCGGCAAAGGCTTGGGCGTATTGGATGGCTCGATGCTCAACACTGCATCCTAATCAGTCTGTAGTTGATTATTATCTAAACCCACATATAGCCATTGCTCTGGCAAAGCTGCAGTGCCACTATTTTACTAATCTAGGATTTCGAGCAGATGCTAGTACCTTTGCGGGGCTCAAGTCTCTGTCGGGCATTCCTGGTGTGCTGGTGCATGGTCGGTATGATTTAATTGCGCCCTTAAATGGTGCGCTAGCGCTGCAGCACCACTGGAGTGGTGCGGAGATTCATATTATCCGAGATGCAGGGCACTCTATTGCTGAACCGGCCATTGTAGATGCCATTCTTAATTCGATTAATCAGTTGGTTGATAGGGTTGGTCCTGATATTGCTTAGATTAGAATAGTTAAGTTGAGTATAAATAAATTTAATGCGACGATACTTAAGATTAGGCTGATTATTCTAATATTTATGATTACTATTTCTATCGCTTTGTACCAAAAATTCTTTTCTCAGGGCGTTCAGTTTAATAATGGCTGTTCGAGAGTGTTATCTTGAAAGGATTGATTCAGCGGGTTTCAGAGGCTTCCGTTAATGTAGATGGAAGCGTGGTCGGCAAGATTAATCGCGGCATACTTTTATTACTTGGTGTAGAAAAGGGTGACTCGCAGCAGGAAGCAGATCGCCTGCTAAAAAAAGTACTCTCCTATCGCATATTCGATGATGAGTCAGGGAAGATGAATTTAAGCCTCATGGATGCAGGTGGTGCGCTTCTAATAGTTTCTCAGTTCACGCTAGTTGCAGATACCAAAAAGGGGTTGCGTCCAGGCTTTTCGTCGGGAGCAACTCCAGTTGATGGTTTAAAACTATACGACTACTTTGTTGCTCAGGCAAAAGACTTGCACCCTAAAGTAGAAACGGGGTGTTATGGAGCGGATATGAAGGTCTCATTAATAAATGATGGACCGGTTACATTCTTGTTAGAGTGTTAGTATTTTATGGTGTGGTGGATTGTTGGTTAGGCGGTGGTTACAAAATTACGACGAAAGTATGAAATATGTCTGCTGTAAGCTCTGGTAGGATGCAGTTTGGTAGCTTCACGCTGCGAGCATTAAATAATTTGTTACGATGGTTGCTAACGTATTGAAGTAGAAGGCTATAAAAACAGTATTACGGTTGGTTGTTTGGGACTTGGTAACAAAATGTTACAAAAAAAATAGAAAATAAACCGGATTAGTTTGCAAAAAAGCGTTTCATATATTACATAATAATTATGATTTAAAACTTTAAGAAAAGGTTGTAACATACTGTTTATCTAAAGGATGTTAATATTTATATAAAACCACGTTGATCGTGAATTTATATAAGTGTTAATTAAGTCTCCAGTAATTGCTTAAATTGACTAGGAGGTAAGAACAAATAGGAATCGGTGTTTAGTTGGTTGATTTGGCCTGTGCTATTTGCACCAGCGACGCATTAGCGCAAACCGGAATGCGAATGTACCACCCAGATGAAGAGTAATGAGTAAGAAAATTTGCACTTTGTCATGAAAATGACATATCTTTTTACTACAAATGGGCATAGTTAACGCTCATTGGGAAAAGATTAAACTAAAAATAGCTTTAACCCTTCAGCCTTCAAATTTTCACTAAGAAAAATGAAGTTGAAAAAATTAATAAACAAAAGGAAGACGAAATGAAAAAGACTCTGATTGCTTCAGCTGTTGCGGCAGCAGCACTATCTACCTCTGCATTCGCTATGGATCCAGCTACTGAGTTGGCTGAAAAGCTTGATAGCATGCCTACTATTTACGGTAACGTGCAGATTGTTGCTACTTATGCAGATGTAAAATCTAAAACAGTTCAGGGTGCTCCTGAGCGAGGAATGAGCGACTACGGTATGGCTGATAATGGCTCTACTCTTGGTTTTAAGCACTCTCATGAAGTTGCTCCTGGCCTAACTGCATTCGCAAAAATTGAGTTTGAATATAGTGCGACTGAAAAGCAAGATGCTAACCAAGGCGGCGGCGGCGGTCTAGGAGAGACTGATGAAGCTTACCTAGGCCTTAAAGGTGATTTCGGTTCTGTTTGGGTAGGTACTAACGATACTATCTATGAAACTTGGGTTGAAGATGTAACTGACCACTATGAGTACTTTGGTGTTGTAGGTGAGGCTGAGGCAAACTTTGGTAACAAAGAAGATCGTACTGTTGAGTATGTAACGCCAAGCATGGGTGGTTTTCAGCTGGGCGCTGCTTATCAAATGAACGGTCAAGGTGACAACCAGGCTGCTACTAAGACTCGTGATAACCTGATTGTCGGTGCTAAATACTCGTTAGACGCGCTTACTTTGGCGCTTGTGTATGGCAATAATGAAGCTGATAACACGCCTGGGGCTAAAGGTGCATATGGTTTCTCTGCTGCTTACGAGATGGATGCGTTTAAAGTTGGGTTCTCTTATGAAACTCAGGAAGACTACTGGAGCACGGCTTCTTTGCTAGGTGTTTATACTATGGGTGCTAACCAGTTTGCCCTTAGTTACGCAATGGGTGAAGAAGATGGCACTGGACGTAAGGGTGAGGTTTCTACGATTACTGTACAGGCCCTTCATAACATGTCTGATAACTTCTATGTTTACACTGAAGCTCAGATAGGTGAATCAGAGAAGATCTCTGGTGGTGATTATGAAGCGTCAGGTAGCCAAGCTGTTCTAGGTGCTACCTACGTATTCTAATTACGAATTAGAAATGCGTGTACTGAAAACCGGGGTCAAGTTGATCCCGGTTTTTTTATGCCTGTTAATAATTGCGTAAGCAAAAAGGGTAGGCTCGATTGGTTTTTCTTTGCCATATAACTTCCCATTATTTTCCTCTCCCATCGTTTTAGTCTAGTATCGGCTCATATAGCCATTGCTCTCATAGTGATAAAATATAATAGCTTTAAACGACTTACGCCCGAGGTCTCATGTCCAAAGAAATTGAACTAAAGATGATAGCTTCACCAGTTTCAGTTAAGTCTGGATTGCCTGAGTTACTTAAAAAGTTAGATGTCAAAAAAGTAAAAGAGACTTGGTTGGTTAATAAGTACTTTGATACACATGACTTGTTGCTTAACAAAGCGTGCATAGCGCTTCGGATTCGTGAAAAGGGCGGTCGTTTTATCCAAACATTAAAAACCAAGGGGGATACTGTTGGTGGGCTTAGTCAACGAGGTGAGTGGGAGTGGGGTCTATCGGGCTGCAAGCTCGACGTTACTTGCTTGCACGAGGGTGGGTGGCCAGAAGGTATTCCGGTAGCAGAGTTGGCAGAGGTTTTTGAGACTAATTTTAAACGCACGAGCGCTGTGGTTGAATTGAAGGGCGGTAGGGCAGAGCTTGCCGTTGATGATGGGTATATATTGGCTGGTGGTGTTAAGTCACCATTGAGCGAGGTGGAAATAGAGCTTATTGACGGAGATGCTGGTGTATTGTTTGAGGTGGCAGAGATTGTTGCTCATGCTATGTCGGTGATGGTGGCGGATGTCAGTAAGGCAGAAAAAGGGTATCGTCTTGTGAGTGGTGGAGAGATGAAGGCGTTTTCTTATCCTTTAGGGTGTGTGAGTGACAGTAAAAGCGTTATAAAAGAACTTGTATCACGAAATCTATCTCATTGGTTGTTTCTGGTTGATCAATTTGAGGTGAGGCATGCAAGACTCTCAATTCTAGAGCTGGTTGGAGTGCTGACCACTTTGCGTGAGGTTGTCGGGATCTATCGCTCTATTGATGGCTTGAATGATTTTTCATATTTTGAACTGTTTGACTTGGAAATTAACGCATTAGGTGCTTTGTTAGATGAAGTTGTCGCCAACGATTGCTTGTGCGATGTTGGTCGTCTATTGTCATCAGGTCGAGCGGGTGTTTTGTCTGTTGAGTTGAGTCGATGGTTACGGACCCTCTAGCTATTTTCAGCTTAATTTAGCTCTAGCTATTGACCTAAAGGAACAACTCTATATAATGCGCCCCTCTTCTGCAGAAGCCACCGAGATACGGTGTTTTGGTGGAGGGCTAAGCGATTGAAATAACGTAACATTTTGTTAGTTTTGTTTCGGTGGTTTAGGTTGGCTCAAGCGTTTCGGATAAGCAGTTAAATGATTATCGCGAAGCAGCTAAAAAAGGGGTTGACAGTAAGATGGGGTGCTGTAGAATACGCGCCTCGGTTGAGTAACGACTCAGCCGGTTCTTTAAAAATTTAGCCAAGCAATTCGTGTGGGCGCTGACTGAGATAATCTGTTAAAGAATATCAAGTTAGTGACACATGAAAATTCATTTCGATGTGATTTTTATACGTTTTAACTTGAGCAAGACTTAGTCCTACTTTTTAGTGGACTTAAAAGATTAAACTGAAGAGTTTGATCATGGCTCAGATTGAACGCTGGCGGCAGGCCTAACACATGCAAGTCGAGCGGTAACAGATCTAGCTTGCTAGATGCTGACGAGCGGCGGACGGGTGAGTAACGCGTAGGAATTTGCCTGATAGAGGGGGATAGCCCGGGGAAACTCGGATTAATACCGCATACGCTCTACGGAGGAAAGCAGGGGCTCTTCGGACCTTGCGCTATCAGATAAGCCTGCGTGGGATTAGCTAGTTGGTGAGGTAAAGGCTCACCAAGGCGACGATCTCTAGCTGGTCTGAGAGGATGATCAGCCACACTGGGACTGAGACACGGCCCAGACTCCTACGGGAGGCAGCAGTGGGGAATATTGCACAATGGGCGCAAGCCTGATGCAGCCATGCCGCGTGTGTGAAGAAGGCTTTCGGGTTGTAAAGCACTTTCAGTTGGGAGGAAAAGTTGTAGGTTAATACCCTATAGCCGTGACGTTACCAACAGAAGAAGCACCGGCTAACTCCGTGCCAGCAGCCGCGGTAATACGGAGGGTGCAAGCGTTAATCGGAATTACTGGGCGTAAAGCGCGCGTAGGTGGTTTGTTAAGCGAGATGTGAAAGCCCCGGGCTCAACCTGGGAACTGCATTTCGAACTGGCATGCTAGAGTATGGTAGAGGTAAGTGGAATTTCCTGTGTAGCGGTGAAATGCGTAGATATAGGAAGGAACACCAGTGGCGAAGGCGACTTACTGGACCAATACTGACACTGAGGTGCGAAAGCGTGGGGAGCAAACAGGATTAGATACCCTGGTAGTCCACGCCGTAAACGATGTCTACTAGCCGTTGGGAGACTTGATCTTTTAGTGGCGCAGCTAACGCGATAAGTAGACCGCCTGGGGAGTACGGCCGCAAGGTTAAAACTCAAATGAATTGACGGGGGCCCGCACAAGCGGTGGAGCATGTGGTTTAATTCGATGCAACGCGAAGAACCTTACCTGGTCTTGACATCCTGCGAACTTACTAGAGATAGTTTGGTGCCTTCGGGAACGCAGTGACAGGTGCTGCATGGCTGTCGTCAGCTCGTGTTGTGAAATGTTGGGTTAAGTCCCGTAACGAGCGCAACCCCTATCCTTATTTGCCAGCACGTAATGGTGGGAACTCTAGGGAGACTGCCGGTGACAAACCGGAGGAAGGTGGGGACGACGTCAAGTCATCATGGCCCTTACGACCAGGGCTACACACGTGCTACAATGGGCAGTACAGAGGGTTGCCAAGCCGCGAGGTGGAGCTAATCCCTTAAAACTGTTCGTAGTCCGGATTGGAGTCTGCAACTCGACTCCATGAAGTCGGAATCGCTAGTAATCGCGAATCAGAATGTCGCGGTGAATACGTTCCCGGGCCTTGTACACACCGCCCGTCACACCATGGGAGTGGATTGCACCAGAAGTAGTTAGTCTAACCTTCGGGAGGACGATTACCACGGTGTGGTTCATGACTGGGGTGAAGTCGTAACAAGGTAGCCGTAGGGGAACCTGCGGCTGGATCACCTCCTTAAACGAAAACAGGTGTCTCAGTTCAGAGCTCACACGAATTGCTTGGTTGAAGAAAGAAAGAGCCAGGGGCTTATGCTTCTAGCTATAAATGGCGAATAATCAAAAATAAGTTGATTTAAAAAGTCGGTTTATTTCTGGTTATACACCAGAATGCTCTTTAACAATTTGGTAAGTAAAATTAAGTTAAGTTAGATGAAATCAGATTACCCTCTGAATTTATCTAACGGATAACATTGAGATTCATAATCAAGCGTTATCCGGCGAATATTGTTACGGTTTAGTTATATATAACCTGCTATTTGACTTAGACGAAATAGTTTTACGTTAGGCAAGGCGCAAGCTGAGCGAAAGAAGGAGTGTAGCCATGCTACATGACTGATTGAGTGAAGATTGTAACGCCGCATAACGTGAAAATATAAAGTCTAAGAAGACTATTTGGGGTTATATAGTCAAGTGACTAAGCGCATACGGTGGATGCCTTGGCAGTCAGAGGCGATGAAGGACGTAGAAACCTGCGATAAGCGTTGGGGAGCTGGTAAACAAGCTTTGATCCAACGATTTCCGAATGGGGAAACCCACCTGTCATCAGGCAGGTATCTTTTACTCAATACATAGGTAAAAGAGGCGAACCGGGAGAACTGAAACATCTAAGTACCCCGAGGAAAAGAAATCAACCGAGATTCCCCTAGTAGCGGCGAGCGAACGGGGAGTAGCCCTTAAGCTACTTTGTTGTTAGTGGAATTAGCTGGAAAGCTAAGCCATAGTGGGTGATAGCCCCGTACACGAAAACGGCATAGTAGTGAAATCGAGTAGGACGGGACACGTGGTATCCTGTTTGAACATGGGGGGACCATCCTCCAAGGCTAAATACTCCTGACTGACCGATAGTGAACCAGTACCGTGAGGGAAAGGCGAAAAGAACCCCTGTGAGGGGAGTGAAATAGATCCTGAAACCGTATGCGTACAAGCAGTGGGAGCAGACTTGTTCTGTGACTGCGTACCTTTTGTATAATGGGTCAGCGACTTAATTTCAGTAGCAAGGTTAACCGAATAGGGGAGCCGTAGAGAAATCGAGTCTTAATAGGGCGTTTAGTTGCTGGGATTAGACCCGAAACCGAGTGATCTATCCATGTGCAGGTTGAAGGTTAGGTAACACTGACTGGAGGACCGAACCCACTGTCGTTGAAAAGCCAGGGGATGACGTGTGGATAGGAGTGAAAGGCTAATCAAACTCGGAGATAGCTGGTTCTCCTCGAAAGCTATTTAGGTAGCGCCTCGTGAATTACCATTGGGGGTAGAGCACTGTTTCGGCTAGGGGGTCATCTCGACTTACCAACCCGATGCAAACTCCGAATACCGATGAGTACAATCACGGGAGACACACGGCGGGTGCTAACGTCCGTCGTGGAAAGGGAAACAACCCAGACCGCCAGCTAAGGTCCCAAAGTGTATGTTAAGTGGGAAACGATGTGGGAAGGCACAGACAGCTAGGAGGTTGGCTTAGAAGCAGCCACCCTTTAAAGAAAGCGTAATAGCTCACTAGTCGAGTCGGCCTGCGCGGAAGATGTAACGGGGCTAAAACATACCACCGAAGCTGCGGATGCGTGTTTACACGCATGGTAGAGGAGCGTTCTGTAGGCTGTTGAAGCGGAATTGAGAAGTTCCGTGGAGGTATCAGAAGTGCGAATGCTGACATGAGTAACGATAATGCGGGTGAAAAACCCGCACGCCGGAAGACCAAGGGTTCCTGCGCAACGCTAATCGGCGCAGGGTGAGTCGGCCCCTAAGGCGAGGCTGAAAAGCGTAGTCGATGGGAAACAGGTTAATATTCCTGTACCGCATATAACTGCGATGGGAGGACGGAGAAGGCTAGGCCAGCAACCTATCGGATGGTTGTTTAAGGTCGTAGGCTGGACACTTAGGCAAATCCGGGTGTCCATTAAGGCTGAGAACTGATGACGAGGTCTCTTTTACGAGACTGAAGTGGTTGATGCCATGCTTCCAGGAAAAGTCCCTAAGCTTCAGGTTATATGAGACCGTACCCCAAACCGACACAGGTGGTCAGGTAGAGAATACCAAGGCGCTTGAGAGAACTCGGGTGAAGGAACTAGGCAAAATGGTGCCGTAACTTCGGGAGAAGGCACGCTGTTGAGAGTGATCGGACTTGCTCCGTAAGCTTTTGACAGTCGAAGATACCAGATGGCTGCGACTGTTTATTAAAAACACAGCACTCTGCAAACTCGTAAGAGGACGTATAGGGTGTGACACCTGCCCGGTGCCGGAAGGTTAATTGATGGGGTTAGCTTAGGCGAAGCTCTTGATCGAAGCCCCGGTAAACGGCGGCCGTAACTATAACGGTCCTAAGGTAGCGAAATTCCTTGTCGGGTAAGTTCCGACCTGCACGAATGGTGTAACGATGGCCATGCTGTCTCCACCCGAGACTCAGTGAAATTGAAATCGCTGTTAAGATGCAGTGTATCCGCGGCTAGACGGAAAGACCCCGTGAACCTTTACTATAGCTTCACAGTGAACTTTGAGCCTACTTGTGTAGGATAGGTGGGAGGCTTTGAAACCCGGACGCTAGTTCGGGCGGAGCCATCCTTGAAATACCACCCTGGTATGTTTGAGGTTCTAACTCAGGTCCGTAATCCGGATCGAGGACACTGTGTGGTGGGTAGTTTGACTGGGGCGGTCTCCTCCCAAAGAGTAACGGAGGAGCACGAAGGTGTGCTAAGCATGGTCGGACATCATGCGGTTAGTGTAATGGCATAAGCGCGCTTAACTGCGAGACAGACACGTCGAGCAGGTACGAAAGTAGGTCATAGTGATCCGGTGGTTCTGTATGGAAGGGCCATCGCTCAACGGATAAAAGGTACTCCGGGGATAACAGGCTGATACCGCCCAAGAGTTCACATCGACGGCGGTGTTTGGCACCTCGATGTCGGCTCATCACATCCTGGGGCTGAAGCCGGTCCCAAGGGTATGGCTGTTCGCCATTTAAAGTGGTACGCGAGCTGGGTTT
This genomic window from Alkalimarinus sediminis contains:
- a CDS encoding inorganic triphosphatase: MSKEIELKMIASPVSVKSGLPELLKKLDVKKVKETWLVNKYFDTHDLLLNKACIALRIREKGGRFIQTLKTKGDTVGGLSQRGEWEWGLSGCKLDVTCLHEGGWPEGIPVAELAEVFETNFKRTSAVVELKGGRAELAVDDGYILAGGVKSPLSEVEIELIDGDAGVLFEVAEIVAHAMSVMVADVSKAEKGYRLVSGGEMKAFSYPLGCVSDSKSVIKELVSRNLSHWLFLVDQFEVRHARLSILELVGVLTTLREVVGIYRSIDGLNDFSYFELFDLEINALGALLDEVVANDCLCDVGRLLSSGRAGVLSVELSRWLRTL
- the pip gene encoding prolyl aminopeptidase produces the protein MLTLFPDLAPNQTYRFSVSDLHDIYVEESGNRNGIPIVVMHGGPGLGCGRYLRRFFDSERFRIIMIDQRGAGRSKPLAETSGNSTEALVSDVERVRQELSVDKWLVFGYGWGAALALAYAVAHSESVVGMLLQGVMLGGQKEVDWLFKDGCNRVFPDAWEEFVAPLGAGEQGDVLRAYSARLNDSNELVQMQAAKAWAYWMARCSTLHPNQSVVDYYLNPHIAIALAKLQCHYFTNLGFRADASTFAGLKSLSGIPGVLVHGRYDLIAPLNGALALQHHWSGAEIHIIRDAGHSIAEPAIVDAILNSINQLVDRVGPDIA
- a CDS encoding porin, with the translated sequence MKKTLIASAVAAAALSTSAFAMDPATELAEKLDSMPTIYGNVQIVATYADVKSKTVQGAPERGMSDYGMADNGSTLGFKHSHEVAPGLTAFAKIEFEYSATEKQDANQGGGGGLGETDEAYLGLKGDFGSVWVGTNDTIYETWVEDVTDHYEYFGVVGEAEANFGNKEDRTVEYVTPSMGGFQLGAAYQMNGQGDNQAATKTRDNLIVGAKYSLDALTLALVYGNNEADNTPGAKGAYGFSAAYEMDAFKVGFSYETQEDYWSTASLLGVYTMGANQFALSYAMGEEDGTGRKGEVSTITVQALHNMSDNFYVYTEAQIGESEKISGGDYEASGSQAVLGATYVF
- the dtd gene encoding D-aminoacyl-tRNA deacylase codes for the protein MKGLIQRVSEASVNVDGSVVGKINRGILLLLGVEKGDSQQEADRLLKKVLSYRIFDDESGKMNLSLMDAGGALLIVSQFTLVADTKKGLRPGFSSGATPVDGLKLYDYFVAQAKDLHPKVETGCYGADMKVSLINDGPVTFLLEC